The genomic region ACAGGACGATCCTTGGCGTGTGTCAGCACACGTCTGGCTTGGCTGTGGCAGAACCCGTCCGGAGAGCCCAGGCAACGGACAGGCGATCGTACGGGCCGCGGTCAGACCGCCGCCCAGGCATCGTCGACCGGCAGGACCACGCCGTTGACGAACGATGCCGCGTCGGACGCCAGATAGAGGATCGCGTCAGCCTGTTCCTCGGCAGAGCCGAGCCGCCCGATGTTCGCATTGATAAGTCCGCCGACGACCGCAGGGCCGTGGGCGTCCGCCGCCGCGTCCGGACGCATAGCGGTGGCCGTGGGGCCCGGGGCAACAGCGTTGGCCCGAATGCCCTGCGCCCGGTACATGACCGCCAGGTTCTTGACCAGGCCCACTATGCCGTGCTTGGAAGCCGTGTAGGCCGCTCCCGCGGCGCTGCCTCGCAGGCCGGCCTCCGAGGCGGTGAACACGATGGAACCGCCTCCTCCGGCGAGCATGTGCGGCAGCACGGCGCGGGTCAGCAGGAACGGCGCCGTCAGATTGATCCGGAGAGTGCGTTCCCACTCCGCGTCCTGCGTCTCACCGAGTGCTGACATGCGGTCCATGATCCCGGCGTTGTTGACCAGGACGTCTATGCGCCCAAAGACTTCGACGGCGTTCGCTACGACTGCGTCCACCATCTGCTGCTCGCTCAGGTCTCCCACAACGGCGTGAGCGGAGCCGCCTTCCGCTGTGATCTGCTTGACGGTGTTCTCGGCGCCGACCTGGTCGAGATCCGCAACCACCACCTTCGCCCCTGCCTGCGCGAACTTGAGGGCCGTAGCCCTGCCGATGCCTGAGGCGGCGCCGGTGACGATGACGCTGCGGCCTTCAAAGCCAACACTGGCCATGATCTTTCCTTCTCTCTGTGAGTCTGCCGACTTTGCACGGGTTCAGCTCGGTACGCCGTGACCGGCCTTGGGCGGGATGCG from Streptomyces sp. QL37 harbors:
- a CDS encoding SDR family oxidoreductase, with the protein product MASVGFEGRSVIVTGAASGIGRATALKFAQAGAKVVVADLDQVGAENTVKQITAEGGSAHAVVGDLSEQQMVDAVVANAVEVFGRIDVLVNNAGIMDRMSALGETQDAEWERTLRINLTAPFLLTRAVLPHMLAGGGGSIVFTASEAGLRGSAAGAAYTASKHGIVGLVKNLAVMYRAQGIRANAVAPGPTATAMRPDAAADAHGPAVVGGLINANIGRLGSAEEQADAILYLASDAASFVNGVVLPVDDAWAAV